One window from the genome of Paraclostridium sordellii encodes:
- a CDS encoding gamma-glutamyl-gamma-aminobutyrate hydrolase family protein, which yields MKPLIGVLGRLATIDSGAFNGLERVNLTNAYVNAIEKAGGVPIVIPANTNKENIKAQVSAMDGIIISGGDDVNPNIYKEEPFKELGYVNPTLDEFDIEVINVALELDKPIFGICRGLQMLNVALGGSLYQDLKYIKGSHIKHNQETKTYLGTHSIDIKENSILKDIIKGKVLVNSYHHQSIKTLGNNLRVIAYSNDGVIEAVQKEDKKFVVAVQWHPELMVDSCEYMLNLFKAFVDACN from the coding sequence ATGAAGCCTTTAATAGGAGTATTGGGAAGATTAGCCACTATAGATTCAGGAGCATTTAATGGTCTTGAAAGAGTAAATCTTACAAATGCTTATGTAAATGCAATTGAGAAAGCTGGAGGGGTACCAATTGTTATTCCGGCAAATACAAATAAAGAAAATATAAAAGCACAAGTAAGTGCTATGGATGGAATAATTATATCTGGTGGGGATGATGTAAATCCAAATATATATAAAGAAGAGCCTTTTAAAGAACTTGGATATGTAAATCCAACATTAGATGAATTTGATATAGAAGTTATAAATGTAGCTTTAGAATTAGATAAACCAATCTTTGGAATATGCAGAGGTTTACAAATGCTAAATGTAGCTTTAGGGGGGAGTTTATATCAAGACTTAAAATATATAAAGGGAAGCCACATAAAACATAATCAAGAAACTAAGACTTATCTAGGAACTCATAGTATAGATATAAAAGAAAATTCAATATTAAAAGATATAATAAAGGGCAAAGTTTTAGTAAATAGTTATCACCACCAAAGTATAAAAACTTTAGGGAATAACCTAAGAGTAATAGCTTATTCTAATGATGGAGTTATAGAAGCTGTTCAAAAAGAAGATAAAAAGTTTGTTGTTGCAGTTCAGTGGCATCCAGAATTAATGGTTGATAGTTGTGAATATATGCTTAATTTATTTAAAGCTTTCGTAGATGCTTGCAATTAA
- a CDS encoding ABC transporter substrate-binding protein: MHLKKKVSTLASIFIVGLAFNVGCSSNGKSGSNVEASSDEVMGNLNARKAIAMAVDKDNFVDVILNNGSISANYFIPKNLALDENQKDFRDTVKDVGYTHDDEKAKEEWEKAKKEIGFDKVTLEMVLSDTEMNRKLGEYVQSELTILEGLNLEIKQMPYKQVTQAHSKGDFDISFNGWGPDYPDPLTYLGTLSKGQIYSVATGYENKEYNDLLAKAKNSTDIKKAWELFAKAEKVLLDDAYISPMYQRGVSYLQKDYVKDIAVATFGPKYSYKWADVDKKDKTLNITNSADITSLDAAKIRDSLSREVTLNVMEGLVRMDKDLNVVPGVAKEWKMSEDKKTWTFELREDAYWNNGEPVTAKDFEYSFKRTLTPSTACENSSVFYDIVGAEDYNMGKNKDINSVGVRALDNNTLEIKLVRPVNYFDKLMCHPIFSPQNQKFVEEKGDTFGTSIENTLFNGPFILSSWKLEDQYSMEKNSNYWDKDAVKLNKVHTKIIKDNNSLLNLYETGNIDRVTLTSENVDKYKDSSEFGVEMDCITYFLMLNGGNHK, encoded by the coding sequence ATGCACTTAAAAAAGAAAGTATCGACTTTAGCAAGTATATTTATTGTTGGTTTAGCTTTTAATGTAGGGTGTTCAAGTAATGGAAAATCAGGTTCAAATGTAGAAGCAAGCTCAGATGAAGTAATGGGGAATTTAAATGCAAGAAAAGCTATAGCTATGGCTGTAGACAAAGATAATTTTGTAGATGTAATACTTAATAACGGATCAATATCAGCTAACTATTTTATACCTAAAAATTTAGCGCTTGATGAAAATCAAAAGGACTTTAGAGATACAGTCAAAGATGTAGGGTATACTCATGATGATGAAAAAGCAAAAGAAGAGTGGGAGAAAGCTAAAAAAGAAATAGGATTTGATAAAGTTACTTTAGAAATGGTTTTATCAGATACTGAAATGAATAGAAAGCTTGGAGAATATGTGCAATCTGAGTTAACCATATTAGAAGGATTAAATTTAGAAATAAAACAAATGCCTTATAAACAAGTTACACAAGCACATTCAAAAGGAGATTTTGATATAAGTTTTAATGGATGGGGACCTGATTATCCAGACCCACTAACGTATTTAGGAACTTTATCAAAAGGTCAGATTTATTCAGTTGCTACTGGCTATGAAAATAAGGAATATAATGACCTTTTGGCAAAGGCTAAAAACTCAACAGATATAAAAAAAGCTTGGGAGTTATTTGCAAAAGCTGAAAAAGTTTTGTTAGATGATGCTTATATATCTCCAATGTATCAAAGAGGAGTGTCTTACCTTCAAAAGGATTATGTAAAAGATATAGCCGTTGCAACTTTTGGACCTAAATATTCTTATAAATGGGCAGATGTAGATAAAAAAGATAAAACTTTAAACATAACTAACTCAGCAGATATAACAAGTTTAGATGCAGCTAAGATAAGAGATTCTCTATCAAGAGAAGTAACTCTAAATGTTATGGAAGGTTTAGTTAGAATGGATAAAGATTTAAATGTAGTTCCTGGAGTGGCTAAAGAATGGAAAATGTCTGAGGATAAAAAAACATGGACTTTTGAATTGAGAGAAGATGCTTATTGGAACAATGGAGAACCTGTTACTGCAAAGGACTTTGAATATTCATTTAAGAGAACATTAACGCCATCTACAGCTTGTGAAAATTCAAGTGTATTTTATGATATCGTTGGAGCTGAGGATTATAACATGGGGAAAAATAAGGATATAAATAGTGTAGGAGTAAGGGCACTAGATAATAATACACTTGAAATCAAACTTGTAAGACCTGTAAATTACTTTGATAAATTAATGTGTCATCCAATATTCTCCCCACAAAATCAAAAATTTGTAGAAGAAAAAGGAGATACTTTCGGAACAAGTATAGAAAATACTTTATTTAATGGTCCATTTATATTAAGTTCATGGAAGTTAGAAGACCAGTATAGTATGGAAAAAAATTCAAATTATTGGGATAAAGATGCTGTTAAGTTAAATAAAGTGCATACAAAAATTATAAAAGATAATAATAGTTTATTAAATTTATATGAAACAGGAAATATTGATAGAGTAACTTTAACATCTGAAAATGTGGATAAATACAAAGACAGTAGTGAATTTGGAGTAGAAATGGATTGTATAACATATTTTTTAATGTTAAACGGAGGAAATCACAAATAA
- a CDS encoding aspartate-semialdehyde dehydrogenase: MKKVNVAIVGATGMVGRTFLKVLEERNFPIDNLYLFSSARSAGSKVEFKGKEYTVEELNENSFDRDIQIALFSAGGSISEKYAPIAASKGVVVVDNSSAWRMDENVPLVVPEVNPEAVKEHKGIIANPNCSTIQAMVPLKPLNDKYNIKRIVYSTYQAVSGSGVKGTKDLEDGIKGLENKFYPHPIAYNCLPHIDVFMDNGYTKEEMKMINETMKILNDYDLKITATTVRVPVVNGHSESINVEFEKDFDIEELKALLANSQGLELVDDIENNVYPTAFELSGRDEVFVGRVRRDFSVDNGINMWVVADNIRKGAATNTVQIAELLLKYDLV, from the coding sequence ATGAAAAAAGTAAACGTTGCGATAGTTGGAGCCACTGGTATGGTTGGAAGAACTTTTTTAAAAGTATTAGAAGAGAGAAATTTCCCAATAGATAATTTATACTTATTTTCTTCAGCTAGATCAGCAGGATCTAAAGTTGAATTTAAAGGAAAAGAATATACAGTAGAAGAACTAAATGAAAATTCATTTGATAGAGATATACAAATAGCACTTTTCTCAGCAGGGGGAAGCATAAGTGAAAAATACGCACCAATAGCAGCATCAAAAGGTGTAGTTGTTGTAGACAATTCAAGTGCGTGGAGAATGGATGAAAATGTACCTTTAGTAGTTCCTGAGGTTAACCCAGAAGCTGTTAAAGAACATAAAGGTATAATAGCAAATCCAAATTGCTCTACTATACAAGCAATGGTGCCATTAAAACCTCTTAATGATAAGTACAATATAAAAAGAATAGTATATTCAACATATCAAGCAGTATCAGGTTCTGGGGTAAAAGGAACTAAAGACTTAGAAGATGGAATAAAAGGATTAGAAAATAAATTCTATCCACACCCTATAGCATATAACTGCTTACCACATATAGATGTATTTATGGATAATGGATATACAAAAGAAGAAATGAAAATGATAAATGAAACTATGAAAATTTTAAATGACTATGATTTAAAAATCACAGCAACTACAGTAAGAGTACCTGTGGTAAATGGACATAGTGAATCTATAAATGTAGAGTTTGAAAAAGATTTTGATATAGAAGAATTAAAGGCTTTACTAGCAAACTCACAAGGGTTAGAATTAGTAGATGATATAGAAAATAATGTATATCCTACAGCTTTTGAACTTAGTGGAAGAGATGAAGTATTTGTAGGTAGAGTAAGAAGAGACTTTAGCGTAGATAACGGTATAAATATGTGGGTAGTAGCTGACAATATTAGAAAAGGTGCTGCTACAAATACTGTACAAATTGCTGAACTTCTTTTAAAATATGATTTAGTATAA
- the dapA gene encoding 4-hydroxy-tetrahydrodipicolinate synthase — protein MLFKGSGVALVTPFNEDGVDFEKLGELIEYHIENNTDALIVCGTTGESTTMSDEEQFAVIDFTVKKVNKRIPVIAGTGSNDTMHSVYLCQEAEKLGADGLLVITPYYNKTNQRGLKLHFETIAASTELPIILYNVPGRTGVNIKPSVIAELAKIENIVAVKEASGDIAQVAEIARLVPEGFAIYSGNDDSILPLLSLGGVGVISVVANICPKETHDLVEKFLNGDVKGSRELQLGMKALIDKLFIEVNPIPVKTAMNILGFEVGDLRLPLAPMEENNLKALRDELVNYGFEF, from the coding sequence ATGTTATTTAAGGGTTCTGGAGTTGCTTTAGTTACTCCTTTTAACGAAGATGGTGTAGATTTTGAAAAACTTGGAGAATTAATAGAGTATCATATAGAAAACAACACAGATGCATTAATAGTTTGTGGAACTACTGGAGAATCTACAACAATGTCTGATGAAGAACAGTTTGCTGTAATAGATTTTACTGTAAAAAAAGTTAATAAAAGAATACCAGTTATAGCAGGTACAGGTTCTAATGATACTATGCATTCAGTTTACTTATGCCAAGAAGCTGAAAAATTAGGAGCAGATGGACTTTTAGTAATAACTCCTTATTACAATAAAACAAATCAAAGAGGTCTTAAACTTCACTTTGAGACTATAGCAGCTAGTACAGAATTACCAATTATATTATACAATGTTCCAGGAAGAACAGGAGTTAATATAAAGCCTAGCGTAATAGCAGAACTTGCAAAAATAGAAAATATAGTAGCTGTTAAAGAAGCTAGTGGAGATATAGCACAAGTAGCAGAAATAGCTAGATTAGTTCCAGAAGGTTTTGCAATTTATTCAGGAAATGATGATTCTATATTACCACTTTTATCACTTGGTGGAGTTGGAGTTATATCTGTAGTTGCAAATATTTGCCCAAAAGAAACTCATGATTTAGTAGAAAAATTCTTAAATGGTGATGTTAAAGGTTCAAGAGAGCTACAATTGGGTATGAAAGCATTAATAGATAAATTATTTATAGAAGTTAATCCTATACCAGTAAAAACTGCTATGAATATATTAGGATTTGAAGTTGGAGATTTAAGATTGCCACTTGCTCCTATGGAAGAAAATAATTTAAAAGCTTTAAGAGATGAACTTGTAAACTACGGTTTTGAGTTTTAG
- the dapB gene encoding 4-hydroxy-tetrahydrodipicolinate reductase: MIKVIVNGSLGKMGKVLTRCVNEDKDTELVCGCSMPTGETTDYKLYNKMSEIKEEADVIIDFSHFSALDDVLSYALKTKTPLVIATTGFTKEQLETIKEASKIIPIFHSSNMSLGVNVMLKLVKEAAKALKGFDIEIIEKHHNKKVDAPSGTAIMVANAVKEVLPEVTYNYGRHGRDAKRMENEVGIHAVRGGTIVGEHEAIFAGLDEEVMISHRAQSKDIFANGAITAAKYLVNKEAGYYNMDDMLS, translated from the coding sequence ATGATAAAGGTTATAGTAAATGGTTCACTTGGTAAGATGGGAAAAGTTCTTACTAGATGTGTAAATGAAGATAAAGATACAGAGTTAGTTTGTGGGTGTTCAATGCCAACAGGAGAAACTACTGACTATAAATTATATAATAAAATGAGTGAGATAAAAGAAGAAGCTGATGTTATAATAGACTTTTCACATTTCTCTGCACTTGATGATGTGCTAAGCTATGCACTTAAAACAAAAACACCTTTAGTAATAGCTACAACAGGATTTACTAAAGAGCAATTAGAAACTATAAAAGAAGCTTCAAAAATAATACCAATATTCCATTCTTCTAATATGTCTTTAGGAGTTAATGTAATGCTAAAACTTGTAAAAGAAGCAGCAAAGGCATTAAAGGGATTTGATATAGAAATAATAGAAAAACATCATAATAAAAAAGTTGATGCACCAAGTGGAACAGCTATAATGGTTGCCAATGCAGTTAAAGAAGTTTTACCAGAAGTTACTTATAACTACGGAAGACACGGAAGAGATGCCAAGAGAATGGAAAATGAAGTTGGTATACATGCTGTAAGAGGTGGAACAATAGTTGGAGAACACGAAGCTATATTTGCAGGATTAGATGAAGAAGTTATGATAAGTCATAGAGCTCAATCTAAAGATATATTTGCAAATGGAGCTATAACAGCAGCTAAGTATTTAGTTAATAAAGAAGCTGGATACTACAATATGGACGATATGCTAAGCTAA
- the dapD gene encoding 2,3,4,5-tetrahydropyridine-2,6-dicarboxylate N-acetyltransferase — translation MINLNDAYEIARYIKTVEKKTPVKVYVNGDLKAESTEDYKVFGNNGSFTIIGDYEAIKPVLDAQKDKLVDIHMEYDRRNSAIPMYNYLHEHARIEPGAYIRDMVTIGKNAVVMMGAVINIGAVVGEGSMVDMNAVIGARGTLGKNVHLGAGAVVAGVLEPPSADPVIVEDNAMIGANAVILEGVRIGEGAVVAAGSVVTENVPAGAVVAGSPAKVIKMKDEKTADKTKLMDDLRNLD, via the coding sequence ATGATAAATTTAAATGACGCATACGAAATAGCAAGATATATAAAGACAGTTGAGAAGAAAACTCCTGTAAAAGTTTATGTGAACGGAGATTTAAAAGCTGAGTCAACTGAAGATTACAAAGTGTTTGGAAACAACGGTTCATTCACTATAATAGGAGACTATGAGGCAATAAAGCCAGTTTTAGATGCTCAAAAGGATAAATTAGTTGATATACACATGGAATATGACAGAAGAAACTCTGCAATACCAATGTATAACTACTTACATGAACATGCAAGAATAGAGCCAGGTGCTTATATAAGAGATATGGTTACTATAGGTAAAAATGCTGTAGTAATGATGGGAGCAGTTATAAACATAGGAGCAGTAGTTGGAGAAGGTTCTATGGTAGATATGAATGCTGTAATAGGAGCTAGAGGAACACTTGGTAAAAATGTTCACCTTGGAGCTGGAGCAGTAGTTGCAGGTGTATTAGAGCCACCTTCAGCAGATCCAGTTATAGTAGAGGACAATGCAATGATAGGTGCTAATGCAGTAATACTTGAAGGTGTTAGAATCGGAGAAGGTGCAGTTGTAGCTGCTGGTTCTGTAGTTACTGAAAATGTTCCTGCTGGAGCAGTTGTTGCTGGTTCTCCTGCAAAAGTAATAAAAATGAAAGATGAAAAAACTGCTGACAAAACAAAATTAATGGACGATTTAAGAAACTTAGATTAA
- a CDS encoding ABC transporter substrate-binding protein: MVLRKKLALLFALSSSGILALTGCSNTGSSGGNSGSSKSADPYAVLANENARKAIVMSIDTPQISDVILNNGSKSVSFVTPESLAFTKEGKDYREVAGDMGYKPNDEEAKKAWEKAKEELGFDNVTIELLSYEGEAGRKTAEFIQSELNSNLEGINVEIKQQPLKQKLELATKGDYHIDLNGWSADYPDPLTFLDIFTSQGMYAQRLSYSNTEYDKLIEEAKNAETPEESFKKYGEAEKLFLDEAYAAPLYQTGSSLLQKDYVKDIVRYTYGSPASYKWADVDKANKELNLTLAGDIPTLDVSKASDMDSFYMITNTMEGLTRVDAKGVATPAMAESWEQSEDGKTWTFKIRKDAKWSNGDPVTAKDFEYSWKRTLNPETASQYGYVMYDIEGASDYNNGKVDNADNVGVKALDDNTLQVKLNRRVNYFDQLMSFCVFFPQNQKFVEAQPDKIGTTAENTVYNGPFTMSTWKMDDLCVLSKNDNYWDKDTVKLNKVNLKVVKDPNAAINLYETGGIDVVGLTSENVDKYKDSKEFMTTKKAETYFLLLNNKGNK; this comes from the coding sequence ATGGTATTAAGAAAAAAACTTGCTTTATTATTTGCTCTATCATCATCTGGTATATTGGCATTAACAGGTTGTTCTAACACTGGTTCATCAGGCGGTAACTCAGGCTCTTCAAAGTCTGCAGATCCATATGCAGTTTTAGCAAATGAAAATGCTAGAAAGGCAATAGTTATGTCTATTGATACACCTCAAATTTCCGATGTTATATTAAATAATGGTTCTAAATCAGTTTCATTTGTTACTCCTGAGTCATTAGCTTTTACAAAAGAAGGTAAAGATTATAGAGAAGTAGCTGGTGATATGGGTTATAAACCAAATGATGAAGAAGCTAAAAAAGCTTGGGAAAAAGCTAAAGAAGAATTAGGCTTTGACAATGTAACAATCGAACTTTTATCTTATGAGGGAGAAGCTGGAAGAAAAACAGCAGAATTTATACAGTCAGAGCTTAACTCTAATTTAGAAGGAATCAACGTTGAAATAAAACAACAACCTTTAAAACAAAAACTAGAGTTGGCAACTAAAGGAGATTATCATATAGACTTAAATGGTTGGTCTGCTGATTATCCTGATCCACTAACATTTTTAGACATATTCACATCTCAAGGAATGTATGCTCAAAGATTGTCTTATTCTAATACTGAATACGATAAGTTAATAGAAGAAGCTAAGAATGCTGAAACTCCAGAGGAAAGTTTTAAGAAGTATGGAGAAGCTGAAAAGTTATTCTTAGATGAAGCTTATGCAGCTCCACTTTATCAAACGGGTAGTTCGTTACTTCAAAAGGATTATGTTAAAGATATAGTTAGATACACTTACGGTTCTCCTGCCTCATATAAATGGGCTGATGTTGATAAAGCTAATAAGGAATTAAACTTAACTTTAGCTGGAGATATTCCTACATTAGATGTTAGTAAAGCATCTGATATGGATTCTTTTTATATGATAACAAATACTATGGAAGGTCTTACAAGAGTTGATGCTAAAGGTGTAGCTACTCCTGCTATGGCTGAAAGTTGGGAGCAATCAGAAGATGGTAAAACTTGGACTTTCAAAATAAGAAAAGATGCTAAATGGTCTAATGGTGATCCTGTTACTGCAAAAGACTTTGAGTATTCTTGGAAGAGAACTTTAAATCCTGAAACAGCTTCTCAATATGGATATGTTATGTATGATATAGAAGGTGCTAGTGATTATAATAATGGAAAAGTTGATAATGCAGATAATGTTGGGGTTAAAGCATTAGACGATAATACACTACAAGTTAAATTAAATAGACGTGTTAATTATTTTGACCAACTTATGTCTTTCTGTGTATTCTTCCCTCAAAATCAAAAATTTGTAGAAGCTCAACCTGATAAGATTGGGACTACTGCTGAAAATACAGTTTATAATGGACCATTTACAATGTCTACATGGAAAATGGATGACCTTTGTGTATTAAGTAAAAATGATAACTATTGGGATAAAGATACTGTTAAGTTAAATAAAGTTAATCTAAAAGTTGTTAAAGATCCAAATGCTGCAATAAACTTATATGAGACAGGCGGAATAGATGTTGTTGGATTAACATCTGAAAATGTTGATAAGTATAAAGATTCAAAAGAATTTATGACTACTAAAAAAGCTGAAACTTACTTCTTATTACTAAATAATAAAGGTAATAAGTAA
- a CDS encoding APC family permease encodes MSDQNRNLTWQNIALMGFVMVWGFGNVVNNFANQGLTVVFSWIFMIALYFVPYALMVGELGSAFKDSQGGVSAWIRSTTTPMLAFMAGWTYWVVHVPYLAQKPQALLIALSWAISPSGELAEVLKALNPLILQSMVLAVFLVFLYISTKGVKVLKVIGNIAGMSMFIMSLLYIVLGLAAPAITGHVATPDITVKSFVPKFDFAYLTTLSMLVFAVGGCEKIAPYVNNTKNPSKNFPKGMLVLAGMVAVCALLGSIAMGMMFNANAIPEDLMMNGQYYAFQLLGEHYGLGSLFVIVYALANTAAQLSALVFSIDAPLRVLLGEADSNFIPKALSKTNKNGVLVNGYIMTAILVSTLIVVPALGIGNTNELFNWLLKLNSVVMPMRYLWVFLAYMGLKKMSSKFKTEYKFIKSNKFGFIVGAWCFGFTAFACIMGMFPTDVAAFSSEWIFRVSLNVITPLVLMGIGLILPVIAKKTNGNSENKQAS; translated from the coding sequence ATGTCTGATCAAAACAGAAATTTAACGTGGCAAAATATAGCTTTAATGGGATTTGTCATGGTATGGGGATTTGGAAATGTTGTAAACAACTTTGCAAATCAAGGACTTACAGTAGTATTTTCATGGATATTTATGATAGCACTATACTTTGTACCATACGCTTTAATGGTAGGAGAGTTAGGATCTGCATTTAAGGATTCACAAGGTGGAGTATCAGCTTGGATAAGATCAACTACAACACCGATGCTTGCATTTATGGCAGGATGGACATACTGGGTTGTACACGTTCCTTACTTGGCTCAAAAGCCACAAGCTTTATTAATAGCACTTTCTTGGGCTATAAGTCCATCAGGAGAATTAGCAGAAGTTTTAAAAGCTTTAAACCCTTTAATATTACAATCAATGGTTTTAGCGGTATTTTTAGTATTCTTATATATATCAACTAAAGGGGTAAAAGTATTAAAAGTTATAGGTAATATAGCTGGTATGTCAATGTTTATAATGTCATTACTATATATAGTATTAGGGTTAGCAGCTCCTGCAATAACAGGTCATGTTGCAACACCAGATATAACAGTTAAATCATTTGTTCCTAAGTTTGATTTTGCATACTTAACAACTTTATCAATGTTAGTATTTGCAGTTGGAGGATGTGAAAAAATAGCTCCATATGTAAACAATACAAAGAATCCATCTAAGAACTTCCCTAAAGGAATGTTAGTATTAGCTGGAATGGTTGCAGTATGTGCGCTTTTAGGATCTATTGCTATGGGTATGATGTTTAATGCAAATGCTATACCAGAAGATTTAATGATGAATGGTCAATACTATGCATTCCAATTACTTGGAGAACACTATGGATTAGGTAGCTTATTTGTTATAGTTTATGCTTTAGCTAATACTGCTGCTCAATTATCTGCATTAGTATTTTCAATAGATGCACCACTTAGAGTACTATTAGGTGAAGCTGATTCTAACTTTATACCTAAAGCTTTATCTAAAACAAATAAAAATGGTGTTTTAGTTAATGGATATATAATGACTGCTATATTAGTTTCTACTTTAATAGTAGTTCCTGCATTAGGTATAGGTAATACTAATGAATTATTCAACTGGTTACTAAAATTAAACTCAGTTGTAATGCCAATGAGATACCTATGGGTATTCTTAGCTTACATGGGTCTTAAGAAGATGAGTAGCAAGTTTAAAACAGAGTATAAGTTTATAAAAAGTAATAAGTTTGGATTTATAGTAGGAGCTTGGTGTTTTGGGTTTACTGCATTTGCATGTATAATGGGTATGTTCCCAACAGATGTAGCTGCATTTAGCTCTGAGTGGATATTTAGAGTTTCACTAAATGTTATAACTCCATTAGTATTAATGGGAATAGGATTAATACTACCTGTTATAGCTAAGAAAACTAATGGAAACAGTGAAAATAAACAAGCTAGTTAA
- a CDS encoding MazG-like family protein — MKNDSLVNFKEIESLTKLDKKTLVERTLKLSEEVGEVSQAVLSYSKACGCEYKNKTKEDVVEECLDVIIVASSIISQSCENNVDLEEVKKIYDKKLSKWKEKCQS, encoded by the coding sequence ATGAAAAATGATTCATTAGTAAATTTTAAAGAAATAGAAAGCCTAACAAAGCTTGATAAAAAAACATTAGTAGAAAGAACTTTAAAGCTTTCTGAAGAAGTAGGAGAAGTATCACAAGCTGTTTTAAGCTACTCAAAGGCTTGTGGATGTGAATATAAAAATAAAACTAAAGAAGATGTAGTTGAAGAGTGTCTAGATGTAATAATAGTAGCTAGTTCAATAATAAGTCAAAGTTGTGAAAATAATGTAGATTTAGAAGAAGTAAAAAAAATATATGATAAGAAACTATCAAAGTGGAAAGAAAAATGCCAATCTTAA
- a CDS encoding PspC domain-containing protein gives MERKMYLSESDSVLGGVCGGISEFFGFNSTTLRIVFVIFVILGGGSVAFYIALLFLMPRK, from the coding sequence ATGGAAAGAAAAATGTATCTATCTGAATCAGACTCGGTATTAGGTGGAGTTTGTGGAGGAATATCTGAGTTTTTTGGATTTAACTCTACAACGCTTAGAATAGTGTTTGTCATATTTGTAATATTAGGCGGAGGGTCTGTAGCATTTTACATAGCACTTTTGTTTCTTATGCCTAGAAAATAA
- a CDS encoding SH3 domain-containing protein gives MSMNKRAQKSLVLALGLVVGGLYASTNNIYAAEKEIVTAQSLNVRKGPSVENDRVGSLDRGMVVEILESNNGWNKVKLSNGEEGWVNGDYTAKEKGTVTATKLNVRKGPSVENDKIGLLDNNTVVEILEDQDNWYKIKLDDNQEGWISGDYVLTESQANEQAKKQQVSKKSQNNKEVKEVKAAAVSENTANNTVEQKNDTAVSETSQNNTATKPEENTQKEETTASNNNNTGRLMTVNATAYAGHTITATGTTPKWGTIAVDPSVIPYGTKVYIPKFDMVFTAEDCGGAIKGNKIDIFMNSEAECNSFGRQNIEIQILG, from the coding sequence ATGAGTATGAATAAAAGAGCACAAAAATCATTGGTATTAGCATTAGGATTGGTAGTTGGTGGTTTATATGCATCAACAAATAATATATACGCAGCAGAAAAAGAAATAGTAACTGCACAATCATTAAACGTAAGAAAAGGACCATCTGTAGAAAATGATAGAGTGGGATCATTAGATAGAGGAATGGTTGTTGAAATATTAGAGTCTAACAATGGATGGAACAAAGTTAAGCTTTCAAATGGAGAAGAAGGCTGGGTAAATGGGGATTACACTGCTAAAGAAAAAGGTACAGTAACTGCAACTAAATTAAATGTAAGAAAAGGACCATCTGTAGAAAACGATAAAATAGGATTATTAGATAATAATACAGTTGTTGAAATATTAGAAGATCAAGATAACTGGTATAAAATAAAATTAGATGATAACCAAGAAGGTTGGATTTCTGGAGATTATGTATTAACAGAATCTCAAGCAAATGAGCAAGCTAAAAAGCAACAAGTAAGTAAAAAATCTCAAAATAATAAAGAGGTTAAAGAAGTTAAAGCTGCAGCTGTAAGTGAAAATACTGCAAATAATACTGTTGAGCAAAAAAATGATACAGCAGTATCTGAAACAAGTCAAAATAATACAGCTACTAAGCCTGAAGAAAATACTCAAAAAGAGGAAACAACAGCTTCTAACAACAATAATACAGGTCGTTTAATGACTGTTAATGCAACTGCATATGCAGGACATACAATAACTGCTACAGGAACAACTCCAAAGTGGGGAACAATAGCAGTAGACCCTTCAGTAATACCTTATGGAACAAAAGTATATATACCTAAGTTTGATATGGTATTTACAGCAGAAGACTGTGGAGGAGCTATAAAAGGTAATAAAATAGATATATTCATGAATAGTGAAGCTGAGTGTAACAGCTTTGGTAGACAAAATATAGAAATACAAATATTAGGATAA